The following nucleotide sequence is from Rhodothermus sp..
TGATAGTAGCCAGACTGTAGATGACGGAGGATGGCAGCTACACGCTCAGGACTAATGGAGGGGACGCTGCGTAGGGCCTGACGTGCAAATTCAAGGTCGGCAGTCTCCTCTGCCTGCCGTGCGGCCGTGCGCGCTGCTTCTGACAGATCTACCCGATCAGCGGTGTTTGGCGCCGACGGTGTTTCTGTACTACGTCTTCCTACGTCTTGCGCGCCATTCAGCGTTTCGCGCTGCAGCGGATCAAGTCGCTGCGATCCACCCGCCTGAATGTCCCGAATATCCATAGGTTTTCTGCTTGATTGAAAACCACCCCTCCTTCTGCATTCATAAATATCGGCTATTCCAATAGAAAAGTTAAGCCTTTCTCCTTAGCCGTGCAAGCCGGTTCGCAGGAGGCTTCGCTTTGCCGCTGTTTCGTCCTGATACTGACGGCGAGCCTGCTTGTACTGTTCTAATTCTACCAATGCATGCGTTAAACGTTGTTCAGCTTCGGCCAGCAATGTACGTAGCCGACGGTACTGGGCC
It contains:
- a CDS encoding flagellar biosynthesis anti-sigma factor FlgM; amino-acid sequence: MDIRDIQAGGSQRLDPLQRETLNGAQDVGRRSTETPSAPNTADRVDLSEAARTAARQAEETADLEFARQALRSVPSISPERVAAILRHLQSGYYQQPAIIKEIAERIVEEMLADSLPQQ